A genomic stretch from Arachis stenosperma cultivar V10309 chromosome 3, arast.V10309.gnm1.PFL2, whole genome shotgun sequence includes:
- the LOC130969603 gene encoding equilibrative nucleotide transporter 1 gives MGFTGEESNHDPESESSTLLLHDPPRTTTITAKSPPKDDYHLAYIIYFSLGFGYLLPWNAFITAVDYFSYLYPDASVDRVFAVVYMLVGLVGLFAIILYSHKSNAFVRITVGLALFVVSLLVVPLLDAFYVKGRVGVYAGFYVTVGAVGLSGVADALVQGSIVGSAGELPERYMQAVIAGTAGSGVLVSVLRIFTKAVYSQDASGLRKSANLYFSVSIVVMFVCMVFYNVVDKLPVMQYYKELKMQTVTRNEDSVQLTGSVWRSTVWDVVGRIKWYGFGIVLIYLVTLAIFPGYITEDVHSQLIKDWYPILLITCYNVFDLVGKSLTSLYLLENGNIAVVSCIVRLLFFPLFLGCLHGPKFFRTEIPVTILTSLLGLTNGYLTSVLMILAPKMVKLQHAETAGIVSVLFLVIGLAAGSVIAWFWVI, from the exons ATGGGTTTCACCGGAGAAGAATCAAACCACGATCCAGAATCAGAATCCTCCACCCTCCTCCTCCACGACCCACCGCGAACCACCACCATCACCGCAAAATCTCCACCGAAAGACGATTACCACTTGGCATATATCATCTACTTCTCCCTCGGATTCGGTTACCTCCTTCCATGGAACGCATTCATCACAGCCGTTGATTACTTCTCCTATCTCTACCCCGATGCCAGCGTTGACCGAGTCTTCGCCGTCGTCTACATGCTCGTCGGCCTCGTCGGCCTCTTCGCCATCATCCTCTACAGCCACAAGTCAAACGCATTCGTCAGAATCACCGTCGGTTTGGCTCTCTTCGTTGTTTCCTTGCTCGTTGTTCCTCTTCTTGACGCCTTCTATGTTAAGGGTCGGGTCGGGGTATATGCCGGGTTTTACGTTACGGTTGGGGCTGTCGGGCTTTCCGGTGTGGCGGATGCGTTGGTTCAGGGGTCCATTGTTGGCTCCGCCGGTGAGCTGCCGGAGAGGTATATGCAAGCTGTCATTGCTGGCACTGCTGGTTCCG GGGTACTTGTTTCTGTCCTGAGGATTTTCACGAAAGCTGTTTACTCACAAGATGCCTCTGGTCTACGAAAGAGTGCGAATCTCTACTTTTCTGTATCGATTGTGGTCATGTTCGTATGCATGGTTTTCTACAACGTGGTTGACAAGCTTCCTGTTATGCAGTACTACAAGGAGCTTAAGATGCAGACTGTCACCAGGAATGAAGACAGCGTTCAGTTGACCGGATCTGTGTGGAGGTCAACTGTATGGGATGTTGTTGGAAGAATCAAGTGGTATGGATTCGGCATTGTTCTCATATATTTAGTGACTCTTGCAATTTTTCCCGGTTACATAACAGAGGATGTGCACTCTCAGCTTATCAAGGATTGGTATCCCATTCTCCTCATTACTTGCTACAATGTGTTTGATCTTGTTGGCAAGTCTCTGACTTCTTTGTACCTACTAGAAAATGGAAACATTGCCGTAGTTAGTTGCATAGTGAGATTGTTGTTCTTCCCTCTCTTCCTAGGGTGCTTGCATGGTCCAAAGTTCTTCCGCACTGAGATCCCAGTGACGATACTGACTAGCCTGTTAGGTCTTACCAATGGTTACCTGACCAGTGTGTTGATGATCTTGGCTCCTAAAATGGTAAAGTTGCAGCATGCAGAAACTGCAGGGATTGTGAGTGTATTGTTCTTAGTTATTGGTCTGGCTGCTGGGTCTGTAATAGCTTGGTTCTGGGTCATCTGA